The proteins below are encoded in one region of Candidatus Hydrogenedentota bacterium:
- the holA gene encoding DNA polymerase III subunit delta yields MDVQEFLQQAGKSGPAPVYLFCPGKPPRAREATFEPVLAQRATDLLLQLYVDPSMRDLCFNAYYADETDSAEIASVAQTFPFLAERRVVLVNNAEVYESDTHAAPIIHYLENPSESTVLIMVAAKLDRRKAFYKACEKRAVVVECPELREPEAKAWARREIEARSKSIDNAALDQLITRTGARLGDVNNAVLLVCNYVGDASAIRAADVTAACSDVSEEEIWTLTDAIAASDTNKAVHALRDIMDQGKSEFEVLGSINWLLKTAYMVTIPNGGRVKSSFLADKVRPLAEKLGREKFRDAFRLLMDTEIMFRSTGVDRALALELLVVKLAAPRRAPARA; encoded by the coding sequence TTGGACGTCCAGGAGTTTCTTCAGCAGGCCGGTAAATCGGGTCCGGCGCCTGTATACCTCTTTTGTCCCGGAAAGCCCCCTCGTGCACGGGAAGCCACGTTCGAACCGGTCCTGGCGCAGCGCGCCACCGATCTCCTGCTTCAACTCTATGTCGATCCCAGCATGCGGGATCTGTGCTTTAACGCGTACTACGCCGACGAGACGGACTCCGCCGAAATCGCCTCCGTCGCGCAGACGTTCCCGTTCCTGGCGGAACGCCGGGTCGTGCTGGTTAACAACGCCGAAGTCTACGAGTCCGACACGCACGCCGCGCCGATCATCCACTATCTGGAGAATCCAAGCGAATCGACGGTCCTAATTATGGTTGCCGCGAAGCTGGATCGCCGTAAAGCCTTCTACAAGGCATGCGAAAAGCGCGCCGTGGTTGTGGAATGCCCCGAGCTGCGGGAGCCAGAAGCCAAGGCGTGGGCCCGCCGCGAGATTGAAGCGCGTTCGAAGAGCATCGACAACGCCGCGCTCGACCAACTCATTACGCGTACCGGAGCACGACTGGGCGACGTGAATAACGCCGTACTGCTCGTGTGCAACTATGTCGGCGACGCCAGCGCCATACGCGCCGCTGACGTGACTGCCGCGTGCAGCGACGTAAGCGAGGAAGAAATCTGGACATTGACCGATGCTATAGCCGCTTCTGACACGAACAAGGCCGTCCATGCGCTGCGCGATATCATGGACCAGGGGAAGAGCGAGTTCGAAGTGCTTGGATCGATCAATTGGCTGCTGAAAACGGCCTACATGGTCACGATCCCCAACGGAGGACGCGTCAAATCGTCGTTCTTGGCGGACAAGGTTCGCCCCTTGGCGGAAAAGCTGGGCCGCGAGAAGTTTCGCGATGCCTTCCGGCTCCTCATGGACACGGAAATCATGTTCCGGTCAACGGGCGTTGACCGCGCGCTCGCACTTGAGCTGCTTGTGGTGAAGCTGGCCGCTCCGCGCCGGGCGCCTGCACGCGCCTAA
- a CDS encoding enoyl-ACP reductase → MSEKLLSGKRGVVLGVANDKSIAWGCAQACAAHGAQLAFSYLNESLERRVRKLVDESMPGSPVLPCNVQKDDEIAAFFSAIASSWGSIDFVIHSVAFAEKEDLRDQFLSTSRANFALALDISAYSLVAVAREAAPLMTSGGSIIAMSYYGAEKVVPRYNVMGVAKAALEASARYLAWDLGAKNIRVNCISAGPIRTLSASAIPGMRLMLDVTEKYSPLHCNVTPEDVGRSSVYLLSDLSSGVTGEVIHVDSGYHVMGMYGLESE, encoded by the coding sequence ATGTCAGAGAAGTTATTGTCCGGCAAGCGGGGGGTGGTTCTTGGCGTCGCAAACGATAAGTCCATTGCGTGGGGGTGCGCACAGGCGTGTGCGGCTCACGGCGCGCAGTTGGCATTCAGCTATTTGAACGAATCCTTGGAGCGCCGTGTGCGCAAACTCGTTGACGAGTCTATGCCCGGTTCTCCCGTGCTTCCGTGCAACGTACAGAAGGACGACGAAATCGCCGCCTTCTTCTCGGCCATTGCTTCGAGCTGGGGCTCCATCGACTTTGTGATTCACTCCGTGGCCTTCGCGGAGAAAGAAGATTTGCGGGATCAGTTCCTGTCCACCTCGCGGGCCAACTTCGCGCTGGCGCTGGACATTTCCGCGTATTCTCTGGTCGCGGTGGCGCGCGAAGCGGCTCCGCTCATGACAAGCGGCGGCAGTATCATTGCTATGTCCTACTACGGGGCGGAAAAGGTCGTGCCCCGCTATAACGTCATGGGGGTTGCGAAAGCGGCGCTGGAGGCGTCCGCGCGGTATCTCGCATGGGACTTGGGCGCCAAGAACATCCGTGTGAACTGCATCAGCGCCGGACCGATCCGCACGCTGTCCGCGAGCGCGATCCCGGGCATGCGGCTGATGCTCGACGTAACGGAGAAGTACTCTCCGTTGCACTGCAACGTCACGCCCGAAGATGTGGGGCGTTCCTCGGTGTATCTTCTGTCGGACTTGTCGTCGGGCGTGACCGGTGAAGTCATCCATGTCGACAGCGGTTATCACGTGATGGGCATGTACGGGTTGGAGTCGGAGTAA
- the bamD gene encoding outer membrane protein assembly factor BamD — protein sequence MRRMVTWAAIAVGLTLTLQTVAEAQWTWTPQTGRWINVKRLPKETPELQVEYARSLMVQGDYKQAIRETDKFEDYYGSTEFADDNQFLRGEIRMAQDQLLDAAKEFQQVVSKYPDSDLFDKVIEKQYAIGDQYYEKGTKGLEKTAWLHPFRKRPFKRAIDVYGMVIDNQPFTDAAAQAQYKLGLCHYTLKEYTESAFEYQRVVEDYATSEYVDDAMYGLAMCYYDSSLPPAYDQAPSLLAVQAVDNFKEKYPNDSRVAELDEIKAKMLTAVAEQRLRTAKFYEKRRRFDSAAIYYEVVVEQFPGTPAASEAQQWLDSHGHSKRYSS from the coding sequence ATGCGCAGAATGGTGACGTGGGCCGCGATAGCCGTAGGCCTGACGTTGACGCTCCAAACCGTAGCCGAAGCCCAGTGGACCTGGACCCCTCAGACGGGCCGCTGGATCAACGTGAAGCGGTTGCCAAAAGAGACGCCCGAGCTTCAGGTGGAGTATGCACGAAGCCTGATGGTGCAGGGTGACTACAAGCAGGCCATCCGCGAAACGGACAAGTTCGAGGACTACTATGGGAGCACCGAATTCGCCGACGACAATCAGTTCCTTCGCGGCGAGATTCGTATGGCCCAAGACCAGTTGCTCGACGCCGCAAAAGAATTCCAGCAGGTCGTCTCGAAGTATCCCGATAGCGACCTATTCGATAAGGTCATCGAGAAGCAATACGCCATCGGCGATCAGTACTACGAGAAGGGCACCAAGGGACTGGAGAAGACCGCGTGGTTGCATCCGTTCCGGAAGCGGCCCTTTAAGCGCGCCATCGACGTGTATGGAATGGTGATCGACAATCAGCCGTTTACCGATGCCGCGGCCCAGGCCCAGTATAAGCTTGGCTTGTGCCACTATACGTTGAAGGAATACACCGAGTCCGCATTCGAGTATCAGCGCGTGGTTGAAGACTATGCAACGTCCGAATATGTGGACGATGCGATGTACGGCTTGGCGATGTGCTACTACGATTCTTCCTTGCCGCCCGCCTACGATCAGGCTCCGAGTCTGCTCGCCGTTCAAGCGGTCGACAACTTCAAAGAGAAGTATCCCAATGACAGTCGCGTTGCGGAATTGGACGAGATCAAGGCAAAGATGCTGACGGCCGTGGCCGAACAGCGCCTGCGCACCGCAAAGTTCTATGAGAAGCGCCGCCGGTTCGATTCGGCTGCGATCTATTACGAGGTTGTTGTGGAACAATTCCCCGGCACCCCTGCCGCATCGGAGGCCCAGCAGTGGCTGGATTCGCACGGACACAGCAAACGGTACTCTTCGTGA
- a CDS encoding metallophosphoesterase, giving the protein MRLLSRRAFLGLTAAGAPTLLAVDAFGVEPGWLRIRHLRRNENPTHRFVHFTDLHHKGDRARLRKVIDCVNGLSPDFVCFTGDIVEDKHYLDETLEEMTRIETPMYGCPGNHDYWSGIDFRSVAKAFESTGGAWLLNEAREIVPGEIGVYGAKELRPKSRIEIDAPKTIFLGHYPESALNLGGRQFTLLLAGHSHGGQVRLPFVGALVVPNDCGEFDRGLFETPAGPLYVNPGIGTWLIPVRFMCRPEITVFEF; this is encoded by the coding sequence ATGAGACTGCTATCGCGCAGAGCATTCTTGGGTTTGACAGCGGCAGGCGCGCCGACGCTGCTTGCCGTAGACGCATTTGGAGTCGAACCCGGCTGGCTGCGCATTCGCCATCTTCGTCGAAACGAGAATCCCACGCACCGTTTCGTCCATTTCACCGACCTCCACCACAAGGGAGACCGTGCGCGGCTGCGCAAGGTGATCGACTGCGTCAACGGATTGTCACCGGATTTTGTCTGTTTCACGGGGGATATCGTCGAGGACAAACACTATCTCGACGAGACCTTGGAGGAAATGACGCGCATTGAAACACCGATGTACGGATGTCCCGGCAACCACGACTACTGGAGCGGCATCGACTTCCGCAGTGTCGCGAAGGCATTCGAATCGACGGGAGGAGCGTGGTTGCTGAACGAAGCGCGGGAGATTGTACCCGGTGAAATCGGAGTGTATGGAGCGAAGGAATTGCGTCCGAAGAGCCGCATTGAGATTGATGCGCCGAAGACTATCTTTCTGGGGCACTATCCGGAGAGTGCATTGAATCTTGGAGGACGACAGTTCACGCTGCTTCTCGCGGGCCACTCGCATGGCGGGCAAGTGCGGCTGCCTTTTGTGGGCGCGCTAGTTGTACCCAACGATTGCGGCGAGTTTGACCGGGGCCTGTTCGAAACGCCCGCCGGGCCTCTGTATGTGAATCCCGGCATCGGCACATGGCTTATCCCGGTGCGGTTCATGTGCCGTCCGGAGATCACTGTGTTTGAGTTCTGA
- a CDS encoding DUF799 domain-containing protein, which yields MKRHITAIGFAGLALLAGLSGCGYSTESSLDPQYQSIFVPAFKNMSREYDLQAPLTNAVIRKFIADGRLHVTDEQDADLILEGVILGYNLKGFTYDEDDEVTNYLVEVSAGARLIDRKTGNTLWVEPRISGNTSYYTRASGQSSDRLRGNADTFVPTVRSFSTEEENRSASEALERLASAIFYRTVEPW from the coding sequence GTGAAACGTCATATCACAGCAATAGGTTTTGCGGGACTGGCGCTGCTTGCCGGTTTGTCCGGGTGCGGCTACTCGACGGAGAGTTCACTTGACCCGCAGTATCAATCCATCTTTGTTCCCGCGTTCAAGAACATGAGCCGGGAGTACGATCTCCAGGCTCCCTTGACCAACGCGGTCATTCGTAAGTTTATTGCCGATGGACGCCTGCACGTTACGGACGAGCAGGACGCGGATCTGATTCTGGAAGGCGTCATCCTCGGGTACAACCTTAAAGGTTTCACGTATGACGAGGACGACGAAGTAACTAACTATCTCGTCGAAGTATCGGCGGGTGCGCGACTCATAGACCGGAAGACCGGCAATACGCTCTGGGTGGAGCCGCGTATCAGCGGAAACACGAGCTACTACACGCGCGCTTCGGGCCAATCTTCCGACCGGCTGCGTGGCAACGCCGACACGTTCGTTCCGACGGTGCGGTCCTTCAGCACGGAAGAAGAGAACCGCAGCGCATCGGAAGCCCTTGAGCGTCTTGCATCGGCCATCTTCTACCGAACCGTCGAACCTTGGTGA
- a CDS encoding HAD-IIA family hydrolase, whose translation MKQGYLIDMDGVIYRGHELIPGADRFIRRLLDEGIPFLFLTNNSQRTRLDVMKRLHRMGLPVEERHVFTCAMATARFLAQQKPHGTAYVIGEGGLLQALHTSGYAIVDSDPDYVVIGEGRTLTLESIEHAVRLVINGAKLIATNPDPNCPTADGLRPGCGAIAAMIEAATGIPAFSVGKPSPIMMRAARKELGLSAEETTMIGDTMETDILGGVQMGYRTILVLSGGTKEGDLSRFAYRPDRIVGSLADLCEENLLQPAA comes from the coding sequence ATGAAACAGGGCTACCTAATTGACATGGACGGAGTGATCTACCGAGGACACGAACTGATCCCGGGCGCGGACCGGTTCATTCGGCGATTATTGGATGAGGGCATTCCGTTTCTCTTTCTGACCAACAACAGCCAGCGAACCCGGCTCGATGTGATGAAACGCCTGCATCGCATGGGATTGCCGGTTGAGGAGCGCCACGTGTTTACGTGCGCCATGGCAACCGCGCGTTTCTTGGCGCAACAGAAGCCGCACGGCACGGCCTACGTCATTGGCGAGGGCGGACTGTTGCAGGCATTGCACACGAGCGGATACGCCATCGTGGATAGCGACCCGGATTACGTGGTGATCGGCGAAGGGCGCACGCTGACTCTTGAATCGATTGAGCACGCCGTGCGCCTGGTTATTAACGGGGCAAAGCTCATCGCAACGAACCCCGATCCAAACTGTCCCACGGCAGACGGCCTGCGGCCCGGCTGCGGAGCTATCGCGGCGATGATCGAGGCGGCTACCGGCATACCCGCATTCAGTGTGGGCAAGCCCAGCCCAATTATGATGCGCGCCGCGCGCAAGGAACTGGGACTGTCGGCTGAAGAGACGACCATGATTGGCGATACCATGGAAACGGATATTCTGGGAGGCGTGCAGATGGGATACCGCACCATTCTCGTGCTCTCAGGAGGGACCAAAGAGGGCGATCTCAGCCGTTTTGCCTACCGGCCCGACCGTATTGTGGGGTCACTTGCCGACCTCTGCGAAGAGAACCTGCTCCAACCAGCGGCTTAG
- a CDS encoding MFS transporter: MNKGMLFWASNVALIAVAMSFAIRGDIMGDFETQFVKPYVEAGHAAAVQEGEPSFIDKLMGIDKESDPVKRNLGIIAGVAFLSFALVIIFGGPLVDFLGMGNLLRVAALCHIGGSILTIFAPSFWYVVLATFVVGMGNGLVEAVCNPLIAALYPEEKIYRLTRFHAWFPGGLVIGSLLAYGFSQIGLPWQAKMALILIPSVIYTVMIFGQKFPKTERVASGLPFSAMVKEALARPLFLLLFGVMWLTAAAELGTGQWISNIYRDVFGGKEGVLALAWGSILMYIQRDFLSKYVNKLLSPVALMAVTAPIAAAGLFMFGYATTRPMFFAAATLVYVGVCFWWPTMLGIANERCPKTGALGMALLGGAGNFATFIAGPVIGGINDRFGPGQALQVWAILPVGIMVVFLAIYLVDRSRGGYKAEKLEAAGH; the protein is encoded by the coding sequence ATGAACAAAGGAATGCTGTTTTGGGCGAGCAATGTGGCCCTGATTGCCGTGGCCATGTCGTTCGCGATACGTGGCGACATTATGGGCGATTTCGAGACCCAGTTCGTGAAGCCCTATGTCGAAGCTGGCCACGCCGCCGCCGTCCAGGAAGGTGAGCCATCGTTTATCGACAAGTTGATGGGTATCGACAAAGAAAGCGATCCCGTTAAGCGTAACCTGGGCATTATTGCCGGCGTTGCCTTCCTTTCCTTTGCGCTCGTGATCATCTTCGGAGGACCGCTTGTCGACTTCCTCGGCATGGGAAACCTCTTGCGCGTGGCGGCTTTGTGTCACATTGGCGGCTCGATACTAACCATCTTTGCTCCTAGCTTCTGGTATGTGGTGCTTGCCACCTTTGTTGTCGGTATGGGGAACGGGCTGGTCGAGGCGGTGTGCAACCCGCTTATTGCGGCCCTGTACCCCGAGGAAAAGATCTATCGGCTGACTCGCTTCCACGCGTGGTTCCCCGGAGGGTTGGTGATCGGAAGTCTGCTCGCGTACGGGTTTTCCCAAATTGGACTTCCGTGGCAGGCCAAAATGGCCCTCATCCTCATCCCGTCCGTTATCTACACCGTGATGATTTTCGGACAGAAGTTCCCGAAAACGGAGCGCGTGGCATCCGGATTGCCGTTTAGCGCCATGGTCAAAGAGGCGCTTGCAAGACCGCTCTTTCTGTTGTTGTTCGGTGTGATGTGGCTGACCGCGGCGGCGGAGCTCGGCACCGGGCAATGGATCTCCAACATCTATCGCGACGTATTCGGTGGAAAGGAAGGCGTGCTTGCCCTCGCATGGGGCAGTATCTTGATGTACATCCAGCGCGACTTCCTGAGCAAGTACGTCAACAAGCTCCTGTCGCCGGTAGCCCTTATGGCCGTGACGGCGCCAATCGCTGCGGCAGGCCTGTTCATGTTTGGGTATGCAACCACCCGCCCGATGTTCTTCGCAGCGGCAACCCTCGTATACGTGGGCGTTTGCTTCTGGTGGCCGACAATGCTGGGTATCGCCAACGAACGGTGTCCGAAGACGGGCGCCCTCGGTATGGCGCTTCTGGGCGGCGCGGGCAACTTCGCGACGTTCATCGCGGGCCCGGTCATTGGCGGAATCAATGACCGCTTCGGACCGGGACAGGCCCTGCAAGTCTGGGCAATTCTGCCCGTGGGCATCATGGTCGTTTTCCTGGCCATCTATCTTGTTGACCGCTCCAGAGGCGGGTACAAGGCCGAAAAGCTGGAGGCAGCAGGCCACTGA